One segment of Macaca fascicularis isolate 582-1 chromosome 2, T2T-MFA8v1.1 DNA contains the following:
- the ACKR4 gene encoding atypical chemokine receptor 4 — MALEQNQSTDYYYEENETNGTYDYSQYELICIKEDVREFAKVFLPVFLTIAFVIGLAGNSTVVAIYAYYKKQRTKTDVYILNLAVADLLLLFTLPFWAVNAVHGWVLGKIMCKITSALYTLNFVSGMQFLACISIDRYVAVTKGPSQSAVGKPCWVICFCVWMAAILLSIPQLVFYTVNDNARCIPIFPHYLGTSMKASIQMLEICIGFVVPFLIMGVCYFITARTLMKMPNIKISRPLKVLLTVVLVFIVTQLPYNIVKFCRAIDIIYSLITNCNMSKRMDIAIQITESIALFHSCLNPILYVFMGASFKNYIMKVAKKYGSWRRQRQSVEEFRFDSEGPTEPTSTFSI; from the coding sequence ATGGCTTTGGAACAGAACCAGTCAACAGATTATTATTATGAGGAAAATGAAACGAATGGCACTTATGACTACAGTCAATATGAATTGATCTGTATCAAAGAAGACGTCAGAGAATTTGCAAAAGTTTTCCTCCCTGTATTCCTCACAATAGCTTTTGTCATTGGACTTGCAGGCAATTCCACGGTAGTGGCAATTTATGCCTATTACAAGAAACAGAGAACCAAAACAGATGTGTACATCCTGAATTTGGCTGTGGCAGATTTACTCCTTCTATTCACTCTGCCTTTTTGGGCTGTTAATGCAGTTCATGGGTGGGTTTTAGGGaaaataatgtgcaaaataactTCAGCCTTGTACACACTAAACTTTGTCTCTGGAATGCAGTTTCTGGCTTGTATCAGCATAGACAGATACGTGGCAGTAACTAAAGGCCCCAGCCAATCAGCAGTGGGAAAACCATGCTGGGTCATCTGTTTCTGTGTCTGGATGGCTGCCATCTTGCTGAGCATACCCCAGCTGGTTTTTTATACAGTAAATGACAATGCTAGGTGCATTCCCATTTTTCCCCACTACCTAGGAACATCAATGAAAGCATCGATTCAAATGCTAGAAATCTGCATTGGATTTGTAGTACCCTTTCTTATTATGGGGGTGTGCTACTTTATCACTGCAAGGACACTCATGAAGATGCCAAACATTAAAATATCTCGACCCCTAAAAGTTCTGCTCACAGTGGTTCTAGTTTTCATTGTCACTCAGCTGCCTTATAACATTGTCAAGTTCTGCCGAGCCATAGACATCATCTACTCCCTGATCACCAACTGCAACATGAGCAAACGCATGGACATTGCCATCCAAATCACAGAAAGCATCGCACTCTTTCACAGCTGCCTCAACCCAATCCTTTATGTTTTTATGGGAGCATCTTTCAAAAACTACATTATGAAAGTGGCCAAGAAATATGGGTCCTGGAGAAGACAGAGACAAAGTGTGGAGGAGTTTCGTTTTGATTCTGAGGGTCCTACAGAGCCAACCAGTACTTTTAGCATTTAA